The Sediminispirochaeta smaragdinae DSM 11293 genome has a segment encoding these proteins:
- a CDS encoding ABC transporter substrate-binding protein produces MKKALTCLLFLLIACSFVFANGASEASAASGGYKDTITFAQGADVTSFDPHIGKETPAVAVTNHIYDTLVDIDSVSGEVVPQIAERWEQISDVSYRFFIRKGLKFHNGEDLTADDVKFSLDRAIASAAVSYIVDFIKDVKIEDDYTVVVTTKAPYAPALRNLAVPFAAIVPKDYVEANPDILKTKPVGSGPYKFVSWAQSDSCKLEAFDDYYAGAPKTKYLVMKVIPEAAQRTIALETGEVDLSYDILTSDLKRVRENEKLTLYEAPSLTCFYISMNMRKKPFDNKLVRQAINYAIDRQLLVDTVNSGTGAPADAIIAPAVFGYYSPGQYDYNPEKAKKLLAEAGYPNGFSCSLWVNNNQTRVEMCQAIQEMLREVGITCKIEVMEFGAFISRSTSGEHDMAYFGWVTSTKDADYTYYSLEHSSQQGAAGNRTFIADPEVDRLIELARTNTDTDTRREAYKDLAILLKDIANNAPIIYTAITAGSSNKVENFALDPIGYHKLEGVTVHN; encoded by the coding sequence ATGAAAAAAGCTCTGACATGTTTGCTGTTCTTGCTCATCGCCTGCTCGTTTGTTTTTGCTAATGGAGCAAGTGAAGCATCCGCCGCTTCAGGTGGGTACAAGGACACCATCACCTTTGCACAGGGAGCGGACGTTACCTCGTTTGATCCTCACATTGGAAAGGAAACTCCCGCCGTGGCCGTGACCAACCACATCTACGATACCTTGGTGGATATCGATTCGGTCAGCGGTGAGGTGGTTCCTCAGATTGCTGAACGATGGGAACAGATTTCCGATGTTTCCTACAGGTTTTTCATCCGTAAGGGATTGAAATTTCACAATGGCGAGGATCTTACTGCCGATGATGTAAAATTCTCTCTTGACCGGGCCATTGCCAGTGCAGCAGTCTCTTACATCGTTGATTTTATCAAGGATGTAAAGATTGAGGACGACTATACCGTAGTGGTGACCACCAAGGCTCCCTATGCCCCTGCCCTGCGTAACCTTGCGGTTCCCTTTGCCGCCATTGTTCCGAAGGACTATGTGGAGGCAAATCCCGACATCCTCAAGACCAAGCCCGTCGGTTCGGGGCCGTATAAATTTGTCTCATGGGCCCAGAGTGACAGCTGTAAGCTTGAGGCCTTCGACGACTATTATGCCGGTGCTCCGAAAACCAAGTACCTGGTTATGAAGGTTATTCCCGAGGCTGCTCAGAGGACCATCGCGCTGGAGACTGGCGAAGTGGATCTTTCCTATGATATTCTTACCTCCGACCTGAAGAGGGTAAGAGAGAACGAAAAACTTACCCTTTACGAAGCACCCTCCCTTACCTGTTTCTATATCTCCATGAACATGAGAAAGAAACCCTTCGATAACAAGCTGGTCCGACAGGCGATCAACTACGCCATCGATCGGCAGCTTTTGGTCGATACGGTAAACAGCGGTACCGGTGCTCCCGCCGATGCGATTATTGCTCCGGCGGTTTTCGGCTACTACTCTCCGGGACAGTATGACTACAATCCCGAGAAGGCTAAAAAACTGCTTGCCGAAGCCGGTTATCCGAACGGCTTTTCCTGTAGCCTTTGGGTCAATAACAACCAGACCCGTGTTGAGATGTGTCAGGCGATTCAGGAGATGCTCAGAGAGGTTGGTATCACCTGCAAGATCGAAGTAATGGAATTTGGTGCCTTCATCAGTCGTTCCACCAGCGGTGAGCACGATATGGCTTACTTCGGCTGGGTTACCTCCACCAAGGACGCTGATTACACCTACTACTCCCTGGAGCACTCATCACAGCAGGGTGCAGCCGGAAACCGTACCTTTATCGCCGATCCCGAGGTCGACCGCCTTATCGAGCTTGCCAGGACCAATACCGATACGGACACCCGTCGCGAAGCGTATAAGGATCTTGCAATTCTGCTCAAGGATATTGCCAACAACGCTCCGATTATTTATACCGCAATTACGGCGGGTTCGAGCAATAAGGTCGAGAACTTTGCTCTCGACCCCATTGGATATCACAAACTCGAAGGTGTCACCGTTCATAATTAG
- a CDS encoding M42 family metallopeptidase, whose amino-acid sequence MDKQASIRRIQRLSDANGISGFEDAVVELIRQEAEDLGNFSEDSLRNLYLERSGNGKDRPVLLLDAHTDEVGFMVKAIRPDGMLEFITIGGWVPFNIPAHLVRVRNRDGLYIPGVVASKPPHFLTEAERKAPLEVRDLVIDVGASSAEEIEHEYLIEIAAPVVPDAHCSYDEVHDILMGKAFDNRLGCAAVVSAMEELRGDELPLNIVGAFASQEEVGTRGAAVTAQRVTPDLAIVFEGCPADDTVVPAYQAQTVLKRGPMLRHIDARMITNPRFQRYALDIAKREAIPVQRAVRTGGATNGAPIHLSNQGVPAIVVGIPVRYAHTHYGISSYSDFAHGVELAVKIIRNITHDIIAGF is encoded by the coding sequence ATGGACAAACAAGCAAGTATACGGAGAATTCAGCGCCTGAGCGACGCAAACGGCATCTCGGGATTCGAGGATGCGGTGGTAGAGCTTATTAGGCAAGAGGCAGAGGATCTTGGGAACTTCAGTGAAGACAGCCTCCGCAATCTTTATCTGGAACGCAGCGGCAACGGAAAGGATAGACCCGTTCTCCTTCTTGATGCTCATACCGATGAGGTAGGCTTTATGGTGAAGGCGATCAGGCCTGACGGGATGCTGGAGTTCATTACCATCGGAGGGTGGGTTCCTTTCAATATCCCTGCACATTTGGTCAGGGTACGTAACAGAGACGGTCTCTACATCCCCGGCGTGGTCGCAAGTAAGCCTCCCCATTTTCTCACCGAAGCGGAGCGCAAGGCTCCTCTGGAGGTTAGGGATCTGGTTATTGACGTCGGTGCAAGTTCGGCGGAAGAGATTGAGCATGAATATCTGATAGAGATAGCCGCTCCGGTGGTTCCTGATGCCCACTGCAGCTACGATGAGGTGCATGATATCCTCATGGGCAAGGCCTTCGACAACCGCCTCGGATGTGCGGCCGTTGTTTCCGCCATGGAAGAGCTCCGGGGGGATGAGCTGCCGCTTAATATAGTAGGGGCCTTTGCTTCTCAGGAAGAGGTCGGGACCCGAGGGGCCGCCGTTACGGCACAGCGTGTTACTCCCGATCTTGCGATCGTTTTTGAGGGGTGTCCCGCCGACGATACGGTGGTTCCCGCTTATCAGGCACAGACCGTGCTGAAGCGCGGGCCGATGCTTCGTCACATCGATGCCCGTATGATTACGAATCCCCGCTTTCAGCGCTACGCGCTTGATATAGCCAAGAGGGAGGCTATTCCCGTGCAACGCGCCGTTAGGACCGGTGGTGCAACCAACGGTGCCCCTATTCATCTTTCCAATCAAGGAGTTCCCGCCATTGTTGTTGGTATTCCCGTTCGCTATGCACATACCCATTACGGGATATCCTCATATAGCGACTTCGCCCACGGGGTTGAGCTTGCAGTGAAGATCATACGGAATATTACACACGATATTATTGCTGGTTTTTGA
- a CDS encoding aminoacyl-histidine dipeptidase gives MNNNPLEGRKPASVWHYFQTISKIPRCSCNEAAVRDYVRQFAEEHHMAWKIDAAGNIAVKKGASVGKEAHPGVVLQGHLDMVCEKNRTTKHDFTVDPIKLVVDGDWLKADGTTLGADNGIAVAMALAVLASDEISHGPIEVLFTVDEETGLTGAMGLDPSIIEGKILLNLDSEEPGVFYIGCAGGVNTEGMLPITSEAVPQGRVCYTLTIEGLQGGHSGGEIHLGRGNAIDLVGRLLWELRKLGDFNLVSINGGGKHNAIPRECHARFTLSKEKVAEAEKLAKTIGREIKAELGDNAPGFNLIFEKDTEADEQFDPSSTDRICYMLRIMPHGVAAMSRSIEGLVETSTNFAAIETQKDCCSTTVKVLTSQRSSIMSALDDIAAKVNAAICVVGGQVRHYSRYPAWTPNPNSKLLAECKRIYRDFTGEEAVHAAIHAGLECGVIGDKLEGMEMISFGPEMLGVHTPEERLNIPSVEKLWGFLIKLLENV, from the coding sequence ATGAATAATAACCCTTTGGAGGGAAGAAAACCCGCTTCGGTCTGGCATTATTTTCAGACCATCAGCAAGATTCCCCGTTGCTCATGCAACGAGGCAGCGGTTCGTGATTATGTCCGGCAATTCGCAGAAGAGCATCATATGGCCTGGAAAATCGATGCGGCGGGCAATATTGCGGTAAAGAAGGGTGCTTCTGTCGGTAAGGAGGCCCATCCCGGAGTAGTCCTCCAGGGCCACCTCGATATGGTATGCGAAAAAAATCGTACGACCAAGCATGATTTTACCGTTGATCCTATCAAACTTGTAGTCGACGGCGACTGGCTCAAAGCCGACGGAACGACCCTGGGAGCCGACAACGGCATTGCGGTTGCCATGGCCCTGGCAGTCCTTGCATCTGATGAAATCAGCCACGGTCCTATTGAAGTACTCTTTACCGTTGACGAGGAAACGGGCTTAACCGGGGCAATGGGTCTTGATCCCTCCATAATCGAAGGAAAAATCCTTCTCAACCTCGACTCGGAGGAACCGGGGGTCTTTTACATCGGCTGTGCGGGAGGTGTCAACACCGAGGGAATGTTGCCGATTACAAGCGAGGCAGTACCCCAAGGGCGTGTCTGCTATACGTTGACGATTGAAGGGCTCCAAGGTGGACATTCGGGAGGCGAAATCCATCTCGGTCGTGGCAATGCCATCGACCTCGTTGGCAGGCTGCTCTGGGAACTGCGGAAGTTGGGAGATTTCAATCTCGTTTCCATCAACGGAGGGGGAAAACATAATGCCATCCCCAGAGAATGTCATGCCCGTTTCACCCTTTCAAAGGAAAAAGTCGCCGAAGCAGAGAAGCTGGCGAAAACAATCGGAAGAGAGATCAAAGCGGAATTGGGCGATAACGCACCGGGATTCAACCTCATCTTTGAAAAGGATACCGAAGCCGACGAACAGTTCGACCCTTCGTCTACAGACCGAATATGCTATATGCTGCGTATCATGCCCCACGGAGTGGCGGCAATGAGCCGGAGTATTGAGGGCCTGGTCGAAACAAGTACCAACTTTGCAGCAATCGAAACCCAAAAGGATTGCTGTAGTACGACGGTGAAGGTCTTAACAAGTCAGCGATCCTCGATCATGAGTGCTCTTGACGACATAGCTGCAAAGGTGAATGCTGCAATATGTGTCGTAGGCGGTCAGGTGCGCCACTATTCACGCTATCCTGCCTGGACGCCCAATCCGAACAGTAAACTCCTTGCCGAATGTAAACGAATCTACCGAGATTTTACCGGTGAAGAAGCCGTCCATGCCGCCATCCATGCGGGGTTGGAATGCGGTGTCATCGGCGATAAACTGGAGGGTATGGAAATGATATCCTTTGGGCCGGAAATGCTGGGGGTGCATACTCCGGAAGAACGGCTCAATATTCCCTCGGTGGAAAAGCTTTGGGGCTTTCTTATCAAATTGCTGGAAAACGTATAA
- a CDS encoding methyl-accepting chemotaxis protein → MTRFKDIPITAKILTITLLGIVTLSVIFSVVFTNAIGSQAEKAILEKSHAVVYTAEAARENMAHKINMGVIRNFDDLAAEGDRDKLLEAVPIITAISIAKENAEKANYQFRVPKVSPRNPENEPTELEAKVLEELKAKGLEEKVIYEENQIRYFRPIKLTQECLLCHGSPAGTPDPIGGIKEGWQVGEIHGAFEIISSLEAAKATTTKAAIQITLLSLSIMFLLGLFLWFSIKMITRPLKDYIQNFEAVSAGDLTVSSGVDSRDEIGQLSDYFNKFVSSLHGMILDIGKVTRNTRSISEDLASSSTETAAAVEEIRANSDQMKNQMHHLDKEVHSSKSSADEVRVFIQRVNEQIQSQASAITESSASIEEMSASINSIAHSSAEKLKIAEELEHTSEQGSSEMGITREVMKKVAESADVMMEMIEVIDAIASQTNLLAMNAAIEAAHAGEAGKGFGVVADEIRNLAESSSNSAKEISKSLKEVIENISVTDKSTERTGEMFDRMLQMIKEVSRSMNEMQNATQELSIGSGQIVEALGSLVQITQDVQNSSGEMDQKVAAITSSLETLQNISAESTAGMEEMALGILEIAQAAQNVSNAGDQNSGSVRELEELVARFQVREEKNEE, encoded by the coding sequence ATGACCCGCTTTAAAGACATTCCCATCACGGCTAAAATTTTGACCATTACACTGCTGGGTATTGTCACCCTTTCTGTTATTTTCTCTGTGGTTTTTACCAATGCGATTGGAAGCCAGGCGGAAAAAGCAATCCTGGAGAAAAGCCATGCGGTAGTCTACACTGCGGAAGCAGCACGAGAGAATATGGCCCATAAAATCAATATGGGGGTCATTCGAAATTTTGATGATCTTGCCGCCGAGGGCGACAGGGATAAACTACTCGAAGCCGTTCCCATCATCACCGCCATCAGTATTGCAAAAGAAAATGCTGAAAAGGCCAACTATCAGTTTCGTGTTCCGAAGGTCTCACCCCGTAACCCGGAGAACGAACCGACGGAACTCGAGGCAAAGGTTCTTGAAGAGCTGAAAGCAAAAGGCCTCGAAGAGAAAGTGATCTACGAGGAAAACCAGATCCGTTATTTTCGCCCCATTAAGCTGACCCAGGAGTGTCTTCTCTGCCACGGCTCACCGGCCGGAACCCCCGATCCCATCGGTGGGATAAAAGAGGGATGGCAGGTGGGTGAAATCCACGGGGCCTTTGAGATCATAAGCAGCCTGGAAGCTGCAAAAGCCACGACGACCAAGGCGGCGATACAAATCACGCTTCTCTCGCTCTCGATTATGTTCCTCCTCGGCCTCTTTCTCTGGTTCAGCATTAAAATGATTACCAGACCGTTGAAAGACTATATCCAGAACTTCGAAGCGGTCAGTGCCGGAGACCTCACCGTAAGCAGCGGTGTCGATTCAAGGGACGAAATCGGGCAACTTTCGGATTACTTCAATAAATTTGTTTCTTCACTCCACGGAATGATTCTCGATATCGGAAAGGTAACCAGGAATACCCGAAGTATCAGTGAAGACCTTGCATCCAGCTCCACCGAAACAGCGGCTGCCGTGGAGGAGATTAGAGCAAACAGCGATCAGATGAAAAACCAAATGCACCATTTGGATAAGGAGGTCCATTCCTCAAAAAGCTCGGCCGACGAGGTAAGAGTTTTTATCCAGCGGGTCAATGAACAGATTCAGAGTCAGGCCTCGGCAATTACCGAATCTTCGGCTTCAATCGAAGAGATGTCCGCAAGTATCAACTCTATAGCCCATTCCAGTGCCGAAAAACTGAAAATTGCCGAAGAGCTTGAGCATACCTCTGAACAGGGCAGCAGCGAAATGGGAATCACCCGGGAAGTCATGAAAAAGGTGGCTGAATCTGCGGATGTCATGATGGAGATGATCGAGGTGATCGACGCTATTGCCAGCCAAACCAACCTCCTTGCAATGAACGCTGCAATTGAAGCGGCCCATGCAGGAGAAGCAGGTAAGGGTTTTGGTGTTGTTGCCGACGAAATCAGGAACCTTGCCGAATCGAGTTCAAACTCCGCAAAAGAGATCTCCAAAAGCTTGAAAGAGGTTATCGAGAATATCTCCGTTACGGACAAATCAACCGAGCGGACCGGAGAAATGTTCGACAGGATGCTCCAAATGATCAAGGAAGTCTCCCGAAGCATGAACGAGATGCAAAATGCTACCCAGGAGCTTTCCATCGGTAGCGGACAGATTGTTGAGGCATTGGGTTCTCTGGTTCAAATAACCCAGGACGTGCAAAATTCGTCGGGTGAAATGGACCAGAAGGTTGCCGCCATCACATCCAGTCTGGAAACCCTCCAGAATATCTCTGCAGAGTCGACGGCAGGCATGGAAGAGATGGCCCTTGGGATTCTCGAAATTGCCCAGGCGGCCCAGAATGTATCAAATGCAGGGGATCAGAACTCCGGCAGTGTCAGGGAACTGGAGGAACTGGTCGCACGGTTTCAGGTGCGAGAAGAGAAGAACGAAGAGTAG
- a CDS encoding TetR/AcrR family transcriptional regulator: MTDKQKRRREEIIETAFRVWSESSFKKTSLSAVATRMGISKTALYRYFSGKEALLQAMEEYFLRLYNHLCDEVIRHRDERSVAEALEAYNRIFVGFFARNSHYLRFAQIRFIRKPQVGDSFLAMTFRRNMDLFPAEPLAREFGWRMAQIPVIVRYILSVSNFLLAVEHCGNEEIAGGAESLLEVNRRLIISGISLNRDRQIPDFQMIEERCILSEGDFPETDRVTYAVSEVVAENGLWNTTVEKIAHRLGMSKSSLYFYFENRDEMLWKLIEQERQAFGALVIRDIEPMESFSDQLYAYFVLHARYLWGRPEFLATMNWYRFQDIAFHPPEDPISSVIRFYRFVEEAVEAGVMSEKVPLLSFLRLLNFLLMQELSEHFRRGNDFNQLFPILRTLHQLLLYGVQGA, translated from the coding sequence ATGACAGATAAGCAGAAACGAAGAAGAGAAGAGATCATCGAAACTGCATTTCGGGTGTGGTCGGAGAGCTCGTTTAAAAAGACCAGCCTCTCAGCCGTTGCAACGCGTATGGGAATAAGCAAAACAGCGTTGTATCGCTACTTTTCGGGAAAAGAGGCGTTGCTTCAGGCCATGGAAGAGTATTTTCTTCGTTTGTACAACCACTTATGTGATGAAGTGATCAGGCATCGAGACGAAAGGAGTGTTGCAGAGGCCCTGGAGGCGTATAACCGCATTTTTGTAGGTTTTTTTGCGCGGAATTCTCATTACCTCCGGTTTGCTCAGATTCGCTTTATCAGAAAGCCCCAAGTCGGGGATTCCTTTCTGGCCATGACCTTTCGGAGAAATATGGATCTTTTTCCTGCTGAGCCTCTTGCAAGGGAATTCGGCTGGAGAATGGCGCAGATACCGGTTATCGTTCGTTATATACTGTCGGTTTCGAATTTTCTTCTTGCCGTCGAACACTGTGGAAACGAAGAAATAGCGGGGGGTGCTGAGAGCCTTCTGGAAGTAAATCGCCGCTTGATTATCTCGGGTATCAGCTTGAACCGTGATCGTCAGATACCCGATTTTCAGATGATCGAGGAGCGATGTATCCTTTCCGAGGGGGATTTTCCCGAAACCGATCGGGTGACTTATGCCGTAAGCGAGGTGGTTGCTGAGAATGGTCTTTGGAATACCACGGTGGAAAAAATCGCGCATCGGCTGGGGATGAGTAAAAGTAGTCTTTACTTTTACTTCGAGAATCGTGACGAGATGCTGTGGAAATTGATTGAGCAGGAGCGGCAGGCTTTTGGCGCGTTGGTCATTAGGGATATTGAACCAATGGAGTCCTTTTCCGATCAGCTCTATGCTTATTTTGTATTGCATGCGCGCTATTTGTGGGGACGGCCGGAGTTTTTAGCAACGATGAACTGGTATCGCTTCCAGGATATCGCTTTCCATCCCCCTGAGGATCCGATCTCCAGCGTGATCAGATTTTATCGATTTGTCGAAGAGGCAGTTGAAGCGGGCGTTATGTCGGAGAAGGTCCCTTTGCTCAGTTTTCTTCGTCTTTTAAATTTTTTGCTGATGCAGGAGCTTTCCGAACATTTTCGACGCGGTAATGATTTTAATCAGCTTTTTCCGATCCTGCGGACGCTGCACCAACTTTTGCTGTATGGAGTACAAGGAGCGTAA
- a CDS encoding creatininase family protein: MLLSEMTWPQAEKYFKESDLVIIPIGSIECHGKHMPLGTDTLIPDKIIELLRRQEDRFLIAPTIPYGACESLYPFPGTVNLGTDLLYELMKTIVENLKRHGAKKFVVLNGHGGNIKALERIGYELDADGCLMAILNWWLNVWEMNPEWKGGHGGGEETAAVMAIDPDLVDRSYIDLPLEITDLSDTIKGSGFNTVQYDNITVTIPRLTNHVTSNGWIGPDHPKYATVEWGSEMLQTFTNFMVSFLKEFEKVEL, from the coding sequence ATGTTGTTATCTGAAATGACTTGGCCGCAAGCCGAGAAGTATTTCAAGGAATCGGATTTAGTCATTATTCCCATCGGAAGTATCGAATGCCATGGAAAGCATATGCCTTTGGGGACCGATACTCTTATTCCGGACAAAATCATCGAACTTTTGCGTAGGCAGGAGGACCGATTTCTTATTGCGCCGACCATTCCTTACGGTGCCTGTGAAAGCTTGTACCCCTTCCCTGGGACCGTCAACCTGGGAACGGATCTTCTGTACGAGCTGATGAAAACGATTGTGGAAAATCTGAAACGACACGGAGCAAAGAAATTCGTTGTGCTGAATGGGCACGGTGGAAATATTAAGGCGCTGGAACGTATCGGCTACGAGTTGGATGCGGATGGCTGTCTCATGGCGATTCTCAATTGGTGGCTCAATGTTTGGGAGATGAACCCCGAATGGAAGGGCGGGCACGGCGGTGGTGAGGAAACGGCAGCCGTTATGGCCATTGATCCCGACCTGGTCGACCGCTCTTATATCGATTTACCCCTTGAAATCACCGATCTCTCCGATACCATCAAGGGATCCGGTTTCAATACGGTGCAGTACGACAATATCACCGTTACGATTCCGAGGCTGACCAATCACGTAACCAGCAACGGCTGGATCGGACCTGATCATCCCAAATATGCCACCGTCGAGTGGGGGAGCGAGATGCTCCAAACCTTTACAAACTTCATGGTTTCCTTCCTGAAGGAATTCGAGAAGGTGGAACTGTAG
- a CDS encoding TolC family protein, which produces MKHAWFLLCAAMLFPAALFAGGSRESGTDTDFSSLDELKEFATPSLDENAIERAVNSQAPADIADGAGEAALLSRERMRQKEELTVDVEKAVGLAREYNLSLKSSQLGLVKKRRALSTVWNSFLPTLQVSTTLKRMNEAPTSFDFTTFSAYELSRWNQSFGVDANLYLNLALFDGITATRLNYESGLVDYEQARKQLERDVRKNFYNLLLMQQNRDLFVQQIAAAKDRYDQARINYQNGLVPELTMLSARVAWENLKPTLESMDLSYDQALSGFKMTLGLSQDTELHLDGEISADPIALEADPLIDQYLTGRLDIKSLLYNLKNLDVQRRATISQAFTPGLTVGWSYDPTMNDPFGGDYFNSDSWDQQSGMFRITVAMNLEGFLPGSKTKVELAGIEDDKRSLRLSLMQAIEGAEMEIDSLVKQLNHSKNSMDSLKLNIELADQAYRMAEEAYRAGSRELLEVQNAEIELNNAKYELLKEKYNYVTGLLDLEYALNTTLDKIKEGNDE; this is translated from the coding sequence ATGAAACATGCTTGGTTCTTGCTATGCGCGGCGATGTTGTTTCCCGCCGCTCTGTTTGCCGGCGGAAGCCGGGAAAGCGGGACTGATACGGATTTTTCTTCTCTTGACGAATTGAAAGAGTTTGCAACCCCCTCTTTGGATGAGAACGCGATAGAACGGGCGGTGAACTCGCAAGCTCCTGCGGATATCGCAGACGGAGCAGGTGAGGCTGCATTGCTTTCCAGGGAACGCATGCGGCAGAAGGAGGAGTTGACCGTTGATGTGGAGAAGGCGGTAGGTCTGGCACGGGAATACAACCTGAGTCTGAAGTCCAGCCAGCTTGGTCTTGTTAAGAAGCGCCGGGCCCTGAGCACGGTCTGGAACAGTTTTCTTCCGACGTTACAGGTTTCAACGACGCTGAAGAGGATGAATGAGGCACCAACCAGTTTTGATTTTACTACCTTTTCGGCCTATGAGCTTTCCCGCTGGAATCAGAGCTTCGGAGTCGATGCGAATCTTTATTTGAATCTGGCACTTTTCGACGGAATTACCGCGACGAGGTTGAATTATGAGTCGGGACTTGTCGATTATGAGCAGGCGCGGAAGCAGCTTGAGCGGGATGTGCGCAAGAACTTCTACAACCTCTTGTTGATGCAGCAGAACCGGGATCTCTTCGTGCAGCAGATTGCCGCTGCCAAGGACCGTTACGATCAGGCGAGGATCAACTACCAGAATGGTCTGGTTCCTGAACTGACGATGCTCTCGGCCAGGGTCGCCTGGGAGAATTTGAAGCCGACTCTGGAGTCGATGGATCTTAGTTACGATCAGGCTCTTTCCGGTTTCAAGATGACCTTGGGGCTCTCCCAGGATACGGAGCTGCATCTCGACGGTGAGATTTCGGCCGATCCCATCGCTCTTGAAGCCGATCCGCTGATCGATCAGTACCTTACCGGAAGGCTCGATATCAAGTCGCTTCTGTACAATCTCAAGAACTTGGATGTACAACGTCGTGCGACCATCTCCCAGGCCTTTACCCCGGGTCTTACCGTAGGCTGGAGCTATGATCCGACCATGAACGACCCTTTTGGCGGGGATTATTTCAATTCGGACAGCTGGGACCAGCAAAGTGGGATGTTCCGAATCACGGTTGCGATGAATCTGGAGGGGTTTCTGCCCGGCAGCAAAACAAAGGTTGAGCTGGCCGGTATAGAAGACGATAAGAGGAGCCTTCGGCTCAGTCTGATGCAGGCGATCGAGGGAGCCGAAATGGAGATTGATTCGCTTGTAAAACAGTTGAACCATTCGAAAAACAGCATGGATAGCCTTAAACTTAATATCGAACTGGCAGACCAAGCGTATCGAATGGCGGAGGAGGCCTACCGTGCCGGAAGCCGGGAACTTTTAGAGGTGCAGAATGCCGAGATCGAGCTCAATAATGCGAAATACGAGCTGCTGAAGGAGAAGTACAACTACGTGACAGGCTTGTTGGACCTTGAATATGCGTTAAATACAACGCTGGATAAGATAAAGGAAGGAAACGATGAATAG
- a CDS encoding PLP-dependent aminotransferase family protein yields the protein MGIGRMFPLEAVGNKRQEYPASLGSDVCFCMSGRCAIYACLLDFLPSDSRRVVYAPAYTCETVLASYLKAGYSCRFYDIDPEGLRPRFREEELDEVSLLSLCGYYGVSTYDREFVRRCAERGIVIIHDTTHTPFQPDPAADYIAGSMRKWMGIACGGIAAKRKGHFSISPLPVDPEHLAGRYASLELAGKAQKGDLHASSEASSVFWETELALRKSFDAYGSDEQSRRILEYYPYDDMIARRRANYGLLLGLLGPPTGWAPVFPLLPENATPSHFSLYADDREDLRSFLAQRDVATTVYWPIPPMIGDISSYPGAEWIYNHICSIQIDQRYGAEDMRLLASCLNAYSRI from the coding sequence ATGGGTATTGGAAGGATGTTTCCACTGGAAGCGGTGGGCAACAAACGGCAGGAGTATCCTGCTTCCCTTGGTTCCGATGTGTGTTTTTGCATGTCCGGACGATGCGCAATCTATGCATGCTTACTGGATTTTTTGCCTTCAGATAGCCGGCGGGTGGTCTACGCGCCGGCATATACCTGCGAAACGGTCCTTGCTAGCTACCTGAAGGCCGGCTATTCCTGCAGGTTTTACGATATTGATCCGGAAGGATTGCGACCCCGGTTCCGCGAAGAAGAACTTGATGAAGTTTCGCTTCTTTCCCTGTGCGGATATTACGGTGTTTCCACCTATGATCGGGAATTCGTGAGGAGATGCGCCGAACGCGGCATTGTTATTATACACGACACGACACATACTCCTTTTCAGCCGGACCCTGCGGCGGATTACATTGCGGGCAGCATGCGAAAGTGGATGGGGATAGCCTGTGGAGGAATTGCCGCGAAACGAAAGGGACATTTTTCGATCTCCCCCCTTCCTGTAGATCCAGAACATCTTGCCGGACGCTACGCTTCCCTTGAGTTAGCCGGAAAAGCACAAAAGGGTGATTTACATGCGTCCTCCGAGGCTTCATCCGTTTTCTGGGAGACGGAACTGGCTCTCAGAAAAAGTTTTGATGCCTATGGCAGCGATGAACAATCTCGACGAATTCTCGAATACTATCCCTATGACGATATGATTGCACGAAGACGGGCAAACTACGGCCTTCTGCTGGGACTTCTCGGTCCTCCGACGGGCTGGGCACCTGTTTTCCCACTCCTGCCTGAGAATGCGACACCAAGCCATTTTTCACTTTATGCGGATGACCGGGAGGACCTGCGTTCCTTTCTTGCCCAGCGGGATGTCGCTACTACCGTCTACTGGCCCATTCCCCCGATGATTGGGGACATTTCTTCCTACCCCGGGGCAGAGTGGATCTATAATCATATCTGCTCGATCCAGATTGACCAGCGCTACGGCGCCGAGGATATGCGACTGCTTGCTTCCTGTCTTAATGCGTACAGCAGGATCTGA